A portion of the Candidatus Hydrogenedentota bacterium genome contains these proteins:
- a CDS encoding FAD-dependent thymidylate synthase, which produces MKFVEPKVFLVGETRAVESGLQAYFDHVGVSDWKTDAPSDAERLCEIFGRLCYRSFEPGLNPNVTRVRQGNAPYLRHIEEVGHGSVLEHATVNFIFADVSRVFTHELVRHRAGVAISQESLRFVRLDALSAYVPTVIRENEEGMTLFAKTLEQLEAIQRQLAGVYGIEEETSFDKKKKLTSAFRRIAPDGVATTIGWSSNFRTLRHVIERRTDPAAEEEIRLVFGLVHEILRDRYPNVFGDYTVELVDGLPWVKTPHGKI; this is translated from the coding sequence GTGAAGTTTGTGGAACCGAAAGTCTTCTTGGTCGGCGAAACGCGCGCGGTCGAAAGCGGGCTTCAGGCCTATTTCGATCATGTGGGCGTTTCGGATTGGAAGACGGATGCCCCAAGCGACGCGGAGCGGCTGTGCGAAATTTTCGGGCGGCTATGTTACCGATCCTTCGAGCCGGGCCTGAATCCCAACGTAACACGCGTGCGACAGGGCAATGCGCCGTATTTGCGGCACATCGAGGAGGTTGGCCACGGCAGCGTGCTTGAACATGCGACCGTGAACTTCATTTTTGCGGATGTGAGCCGGGTATTCACGCATGAGTTGGTCCGTCACCGCGCCGGGGTGGCTATTTCGCAGGAGTCGCTTCGATTTGTCCGGCTGGACGCCCTGTCGGCCTACGTGCCCACCGTAATCCGGGAAAACGAGGAAGGCATGACCCTATTTGCCAAAACGCTGGAACAGCTGGAAGCCATCCAGCGTCAATTGGCCGGGGTGTACGGCATCGAGGAGGAAACCTCATTCGACAAGAAGAAAAAATTGACCTCGGCCTTTCGCCGAATCGCACCGGATGGCGTGGCCACGACCATCGGCTGGTCGAGTAATTTTCGGACGCTGCGACATGTCATTGAACGCCGGACCGATCCCGCCGCGGAGGAAGAAATCCGGCTTGTGTTCGGTTTGGTGCATGAAATTCTGCGGGACCGCTATCCGAATGTGTTCGGGGATTACACGGTTGAACTGGTGGATGGTTTGCCCTGGGTAAAGACCCCTCATGGGAAAATATGA
- a CDS encoding beta-galactosidase encodes MIRAIGFISAAALAAAAFGDGLEGLSWRATPSGAEENGLRVLSGADGATTWTKQDGAPCIANQPGSTPPSVYLYFDIDDSRAEGAEGPVYLVIEYFDHAPGGIIQAEYDSATGEAHSARYLHNEDQWGGLCGGRKTWEKAVFLLASPRFRNGENLGADFRISGAPLFVRSMYLTRRRPDFADHLDTLDLARVKRLVEIGDGGEFIVGGFDPARKQDVSHMVRALRGAAPALKSLGVTSHEGYVRWNLCEPEEGRYDWSVYDAFVEVYKQSGLKWVPFLIVGSAYSLPDWYYKKPGSQGFVCLEHGETCDVESLWNPVLRGHVARFIQAFCEHYRDTGVIESILLGVTGNYGEAIYVATGNDWTADIHGPYHTHSGYWAGDPYAVKDFQQWLTKHYADIAALNKAWNAQIADFAAVRPFLRKDAPNDRAWLDFCQWYIGAMTDWSRFWMQETRKHFPKGGIYLCTGGHAPPEHGADFGDQCKAAAEIGGGVRITNEGSDYRANFSLTRWVASAGRQYGAYYSFEPAGEVNAQGVIARIYGATTSGALGLHYYYPNLFGSDAARENFVRWGRFFKQRDPNIEVAVYYPETFIRLNGNEFLGKVQPLRDCFDFDFMSDGQILDGGLKSIRALVLVNGNVSEAAVWATVAEWVKNGGLLLYPSGMGRLRTVEGDDQFHEALFGSQAEPGKGRVVVFDGKGTQAGYRAAVSGALVRARELGAATRAVIAADGREDQVYAALCGRDEVLWLNYTPHKVKKGNKVLPPYSIVSQHVRAIAAGRHDGW; translated from the coding sequence ATGATCCGGGCAATCGGTTTCATTAGTGCGGCGGCTTTGGCCGCGGCGGCATTCGGCGATGGTCTCGAAGGGCTTTCATGGCGCGCCACGCCATCGGGCGCGGAGGAAAACGGCCTGCGCGTGTTGTCGGGCGCGGATGGCGCGACCACATGGACTAAACAGGATGGCGCACCGTGTATCGCGAACCAACCGGGTTCGACGCCGCCGTCCGTTTACCTCTATTTCGATATTGACGATTCGCGCGCGGAAGGAGCGGAAGGGCCGGTTTATCTTGTGATCGAGTATTTCGATCATGCGCCGGGCGGCATCATCCAGGCCGAATACGACAGCGCAACCGGAGAAGCGCACAGCGCGCGGTACCTGCACAACGAGGATCAATGGGGCGGCCTGTGCGGAGGCCGGAAAACATGGGAAAAGGCCGTATTTCTGTTGGCCTCGCCCCGATTCCGCAACGGGGAAAACCTGGGCGCGGATTTTCGGATCAGCGGCGCGCCGCTTTTCGTCCGTTCGATGTATTTGACCCGGCGCCGTCCGGATTTCGCGGACCATCTCGACACCCTGGACCTTGCCCGGGTGAAGCGGCTGGTCGAGATCGGCGATGGCGGCGAATTCATTGTCGGCGGATTCGATCCCGCGCGAAAACAGGACGTTTCACACATGGTCCGCGCGTTGCGCGGCGCGGCGCCGGCGCTGAAATCGTTGGGCGTGACGAGCCATGAGGGGTATGTCCGCTGGAACCTTTGCGAACCCGAAGAGGGCCGCTACGATTGGAGCGTGTACGACGCGTTCGTGGAAGTCTACAAACAAAGCGGCCTGAAATGGGTGCCGTTTCTCATTGTCGGTTCGGCGTACAGCCTGCCGGACTGGTACTACAAGAAACCGGGATCGCAGGGGTTCGTCTGTCTCGAACACGGCGAGACCTGCGACGTCGAATCGCTGTGGAATCCCGTATTGCGCGGCCACGTCGCGCGGTTCATCCAAGCCTTCTGCGAACACTATCGCGACACGGGCGTCATCGAAAGCATTCTGCTGGGGGTCACGGGCAACTACGGCGAGGCCATCTACGTCGCGACGGGCAACGACTGGACCGCAGACATTCACGGCCCCTACCATACACATTCGGGATACTGGGCGGGGGATCCCTATGCGGTCAAGGATTTCCAGCAATGGCTGACGAAACACTATGCCGATATTGCCGCGTTGAACAAGGCATGGAATGCGCAGATCGCGGATTTCGCCGCAGTCAGGCCCTTCCTGCGGAAGGACGCCCCAAACGACCGGGCGTGGCTCGATTTCTGCCAATGGTACATCGGCGCGATGACGGATTGGTCGCGGTTTTGGATGCAAGAAACGCGCAAACATTTTCCGAAAGGCGGCATTTATCTGTGCACGGGCGGCCACGCGCCGCCGGAACACGGCGCGGACTTCGGCGATCAATGCAAGGCGGCGGCCGAAATCGGCGGCGGCGTGCGCATCACGAACGAGGGCAGCGACTACCGCGCGAATTTCTCGCTGACGCGGTGGGTCGCGTCGGCGGGCCGCCAGTACGGCGCGTATTACAGTTTCGAGCCGGCCGGTGAGGTCAACGCCCAAGGCGTAATCGCCCGTATCTACGGCGCGACGACTTCCGGCGCGCTCGGATTGCACTACTACTATCCCAACCTTTTCGGTTCGGACGCCGCGCGGGAAAATTTCGTGCGATGGGGCCGTTTTTTCAAACAACGCGATCCAAATATCGAAGTCGCGGTGTATTATCCCGAAACCTTTATCCGGCTGAATGGAAACGAATTTCTTGGGAAAGTGCAACCCCTCCGCGACTGCTTCGATTTCGACTTCATGAGCGACGGGCAAATCCTCGACGGCGGACTGAAGTCCATTCGCGCGCTCGTGCTGGTGAACGGCAACGTGAGCGAAGCGGCCGTGTGGGCGACTGTCGCCGAATGGGTGAAGAACGGCGGGCTGCTGCTCTATCCGTCGGGCATGGGCCGCTTGCGCACCGTCGAGGGCGATGATCAATTCCACGAGGCCTTGTTCGGATCACAAGCCGAACCGGGCAAGGGCCGTGTGGTGGTTTTCGACGGCAAGGGCACACAGGCCGGTTATCGCGCGGCCGTATCCGGCGCACTGGTCCGCGCGCGGGAACTCGGCGCGGCCACGCGCGCCGTAATCGCCGCCGACGGCCGCGAGGATCAGGTGTATGCGGCGCTCTGCGGGCGCGACGAGGTCCTCTGGCTGAATTACACGCCGCACAAGGTCAAAAAGGGCAACAAGGTCTTGCCGCCGTACAGTATCGTCTCCCAACACGTTCGCGCAATCGCGGCCGGCAGGCACGACGGCTGGTAA
- a CDS encoding glycosyl hydrolase family 28-related protein, whose protein sequence is MNGWIVAMVLMGGILCAGQACAADGKKTSEWPVVDFGAAGDGETDDTAAFQKAIDKAAEKGGVVRVPAGRFKLAGSLQLKPGITVKGAGESPMAIEPLTGSVLLATGGRDDESAPALFEMGHSCAVMGVTIWYPEQQPTDIRPYPWTFHLAGFDNTVENVTLINSYNGIRVGPEPNVRHRIRSVYGCVLRRGLLVDNCTDIGRVENVQFHCHWWSASATGGAWDPVFNYMVANLEAFVFGRTDWEYAMNNFVFPAKIGWRFIKTEAGACNGQFTGNGADACETAVQVDAIQPMGLLITGGQFVAFTGADPVEVRISDTCNGNVRFVNCAFWGPALHNAVIKGTGFVSFSDCYFSSWKDDAKDKPLVIVESGRIQVNNSTFATGQPSIELGPQVAHAIIQGNNGHEGVRVIDNTGGRAVLSNNEPQKSPS, encoded by the coding sequence ATGAATGGCTGGATAGTGGCTATGGTATTGATGGGCGGGATTCTCTGCGCGGGCCAGGCATGCGCGGCGGACGGTAAAAAGACTTCGGAGTGGCCGGTCGTGGATTTCGGCGCGGCGGGCGATGGGGAAACGGACGATACGGCGGCCTTTCAGAAGGCCATTGACAAAGCCGCCGAAAAGGGTGGAGTCGTCCGGGTTCCGGCCGGCCGCTTCAAACTGGCGGGCAGTCTCCAGTTAAAGCCGGGCATAACCGTGAAAGGCGCCGGGGAATCGCCGATGGCCATCGAACCCTTGACGGGCAGCGTGCTGCTCGCAACGGGCGGACGCGACGACGAATCCGCGCCGGCCTTGTTCGAAATGGGCCATTCGTGCGCCGTCATGGGCGTTACCATCTGGTATCCGGAGCAACAGCCCACGGATATCCGGCCCTATCCGTGGACGTTCCACCTCGCCGGATTCGACAACACGGTCGAAAACGTCACGCTGATCAACAGTTACAACGGTATCCGGGTCGGCCCGGAACCCAATGTCCGACATCGCATCCGCAGCGTATACGGCTGCGTCTTGCGACGGGGACTGTTGGTGGACAATTGCACGGATATCGGGCGGGTGGAAAACGTGCAGTTCCACTGCCATTGGTGGAGCGCATCCGCCACCGGCGGCGCATGGGATCCCGTGTTCAATTACATGGTGGCGAATCTCGAAGCCTTCGTGTTCGGCCGCACCGATTGGGAATATGCAATGAACAATTTCGTGTTCCCGGCGAAAATCGGTTGGCGCTTCATCAAGACGGAGGCCGGCGCGTGCAACGGCCAGTTCACGGGCAATGGCGCCGACGCCTGCGAAACCGCGGTGCAGGTGGATGCCATTCAGCCGATGGGACTGCTCATCACCGGAGGCCAATTCGTCGCCTTTACCGGCGCCGATCCGGTCGAGGTGCGCATTTCAGATACCTGCAACGGCAACGTGCGCTTCGTCAATTGCGCCTTTTGGGGACCGGCCCTGCACAACGCCGTGATCAAAGGCACGGGGTTCGTCTCTTTCAGCGATTGTTATTTCAGCAGTTGGAAGGACGACGCAAAAGACAAGCCCTTGGTGATCGTCGAATCCGGACGCATTCAAGTGAACAATTCGACCTTTGCCACCGGGCAGCCCTCCATCGAATTGGGACCGCAAGTGGCTCATGCCATCATCCAAGGCAATAATGGGCATGAGGGTGTACGAGTTATAGATAACACCGGAGGCCGGGCCGTTCTTTCGAACAACGAGCCGCAAAAGTCGCCTTCCTAA